In a genomic window of Arvicanthis niloticus isolate mArvNil1 chromosome 8, mArvNil1.pat.X, whole genome shotgun sequence:
- the Btn1a1 gene encoding butyrophilin subfamily 1 member A1, whose protein sequence is MAIPTNSCILVCLLTLTVLQLPTLDSAAPFEVTAPQEPVLALVGSDAELTCRFSPNASSEHMELLWFRQTRSSAVLLYRAGQEQEGQQMTEYRGRATLVTTGLLDGRATLQIRGVRVSDQGEYRCFFKDKNDSEEEAAVHLNVAAVGSEPHISMKVQESGNVELECTSSGWYPEPQVQWKTANGEMLPSTPESRNPDEEGLFTVAASMIIRDSSIKNVSCCIQNNLLGEGKEVEISLPVSFVPRLTPWIVAVAIILLALGFLTIGSIFFTWKLYKERSSLWKKEFGSKERLLEELRCKKTVLHEVDVTLDPDTAHPHLFLYEDSKSVRLEDSRQILPDRPERFDSWPCVLGRETFTSGRHYWEVEVGVRTDWAIGVCRENVMKKGFDPMTPDNGFWAVELYGNEYWALTPLRTPLRLAAPPRRVGVFLDYESGDVSFYNMSDGSLIYTFPSISFSGPLRPFFCLWSCGKKPLTICPTASGPEKITVIANVQDSIALSPLGEGSASGDRDSLHSKLISFSPSQAAV, encoded by the exons ATGGCAATTCCTACCAACTCCTGCATCTTGGTTTGTCTGCTCACCCTCACGGTGCTACAGCTGCCCACGCTGGATTCGG CAGCTCCCTTCGAAGTGACCGCACCTCAGGAGCCAGTGCTGGCCTTAGTGGGCTCAGATGCCGAGCTGACCTGTCGCTTTTCCCCAAACGCGAGCTCAGAGCACATGGAGCTGCTGTGGTTTCGACAGACGAGGTCGTCAGCGGTACTTCTATATCGGGCTGGCCAGGAGCAGGAGGGTCAGCAGATGACAGAGTACCGCGGGAGGGCGACGCTGGTGACAACCGGGCTCCTAGACGGTCGCGCTACTCTGCAGATCCGAGGGGTCAGGGTCTCAGACCAGGGGGAGTACCGGTGCTTTTTCAAAGACAAGAACGACTCCGAGGAGGAGGCCGCTGTGCATCTCAACGTGGCTG CTGTGGGCTCAGAACCTCACATCAGTATGAAGGTTCAAGAGAGTGGCAATGTGGAGCTGGAATGCACTTCCTCCGGATGGTACCCAGAGCCGCAGGTGCAGTGGAAAACAGCCAATGGAGAGATGCTGCCATCCACACCAGAGTCCAGGAATCCTGATGAGGAAGGCCTGTTCACTGTGGCAGCTTcgatgataatcagagacagctcCATAAAGAATGTATCCTGCTGCATCCAGAATAACCTCCTTGGCGAGGGGAAGGAAGTAGAGATCTCCTTACCAG ttTCCTTCGTGCCAAGGCTGACTCCCTGGATAGTAGCCGTGGCCATCATCTTACTGGCCTTAGGATTTCTCACCATTGGGTCCATATTTTTCACTTGGAAACTATACAAGGAAAGATCCAGTCTGTGGAAGAAGGAATTTGGCTCTAAAG agaGACTTCTGGAAGAACTCA GATGCAAAAAGACTGTACTGCATGAAG TTGACGTGACTCTGGATCCAGACACAGCCCACCCCCACCTCTTCCTGTATGAAGATTCAAAGTCGGTTCGATTGGAAGATTCACGTCAAATCCTGCCTGATAGACCAGAGAGATTTGACTCCTGGCCCTGTGTGTTGGGCCGTGAGACCTTTACTTCAGGGAGACATtactgggaggtggaggtgggagttAGAACTGACTGGGCCATTGGTGTGTGTAGGGAGAATGTGATGAAGAAAGGGTTTGACCCCATGACTCCTGATAATGGGTTCTGGGCTGTGGAGTTATATGGAAATGAGTACTGGGCCCTCACCCCACTCCGGACCCCTCTCCGGTTAGCAGCACCCCCTCGCCGAGTTGGTGTTTTTCTGGACTATGAATCAGGAGACGTCTCCTTCTACAACATGAGTGACGGATCTCTTATCTATACTTTCCCTAGCATCTCTTTCTCTGGCCCCCTCCGTCCCTTCTTTTGTCTGTGGTCCTGTGGCAAAAAGCCCCTGACCATCTGTCCTACTGCCAGTGGGCCTGAGAAAATCACAGTCATTGCTAATGTCCAGGACAGCATTGCCTTGTCCCCACTGGGGGAAGGCTCTgcttcaggagacagagacagtctcCATTCTAAACTGATATCTTTCTCACCTAGCCAAGCAGCAGTCTAA